Proteins from a single region of Chryseobacterium sp. W4I1:
- a CDS encoding zinc-dependent metalloprotease produces the protein MKKQLSMIGMLLITGISFAQTDRLWSEGSKKAPSDIFENKTRINNPKIYSLDFAGLKNALAKAPKKLAPGEKSETIISFPNSEGKMENFKVRENSNFDPQLAAKYPDIKSYVGEGLNDPNSTVYFSISPLGLSSMEIYGDKSAVFIEPYAKDLSSYVVYRKSDKKDDLNKFECTVIDVAQKGVSNTNIAARPNADDAKLRTFRLALSTTGEYTVYFGGTKANALAAINNTMTRVNGVFEKDFAARMVLIANNDAVIYTNASTDPYSAASGMSSWNSQLQSTLTSVIGEANYDIGHLFGASGGGGNAGCIGCVCTNGSKGSGYTSPADAIPSGDNFDIDYVAHEMGHQFGGNHTFSMNNEGTGANMEPGSGSTIMGYAGITAQDIQPHSDAFFHAISIQQITNNIKAKTCPVSTSTGNSIPTANAGLDYTIPKGTPFVLTGTGTDANGDSLTYIWEQMDNASSSQTGASSAASATKASGPTFRSWTPTASPVRYFPRMASILTGGTTTAGSEITVEALSNVARSLNFRFTVRDNRAGGSGNNSDDALITVNATAGPFTVSSQNSATSYAGGSSQTVTWNVAGTTANGVNAANVDILWSTDSGNTWTTLLAGTPNDGTQAVTIPNVSTTTGRIMVKGSNHIFFDVNNANITVNAGSGSDTVAPTAPTLAASGTTSTTTNLSWSGATDNVGVTGYDVYMNGSVIGNTASTTYTVTSLTPATTYSFTVKAKDAAGNTSPSSNTVSVTTLTGGTVTYCSSSASNTADERIGNVKFGTINNTSTGTAGYENFTSVSTNVTRGSAYTISVTPTWTSTVYSEAYAVYIDYNGDGDFTDSGELAWSKAGSTTTPVTGSITIPATATVGSTRMRVMMKYSSVPTSSCEAYTYGQVEDYTLNIVSSGRGELPDTKNLITDIKLYPNPVENILYISNTLSEDYKIFDMGGKLINSGKLERGSVNVSGLIKGAYMIQIGEAAKRFIKN, from the coding sequence ATGAAAAAACAATTATCCATGATCGGGATGCTTCTGATTACAGGCATTTCTTTCGCGCAGACTGACCGTCTTTGGAGTGAAGGTTCAAAAAAAGCACCTTCAGACATTTTTGAAAACAAAACCCGAATCAATAATCCGAAGATCTACAGTTTAGATTTTGCCGGATTAAAAAACGCCCTTGCAAAAGCTCCCAAAAAACTGGCTCCGGGAGAAAAGTCAGAAACCATTATTTCTTTTCCCAATTCCGAAGGAAAGATGGAGAATTTTAAAGTAAGGGAAAACTCCAACTTCGATCCTCAGCTTGCCGCGAAATATCCGGATATCAAATCGTACGTAGGCGAAGGCCTGAACGATCCCAACTCAACAGTCTATTTCAGTATTTCTCCTCTTGGACTGTCTTCAATGGAAATCTACGGTGACAAATCTGCAGTTTTCATTGAGCCATACGCCAAAGACCTTTCTTCTTATGTAGTCTACAGAAAATCAGATAAAAAAGATGATCTCAATAAATTTGAATGTACAGTTATCGATGTAGCTCAAAAAGGAGTATCCAACACCAATATTGCCGCAAGACCTAATGCTGATGATGCCAAGCTGAGAACTTTCAGACTTGCTTTATCCACAACAGGAGAATATACGGTATATTTCGGAGGAACAAAAGCCAATGCACTTGCAGCCATCAATAATACGATGACCCGCGTGAACGGCGTCTTTGAAAAAGATTTTGCTGCAAGAATGGTTCTGATTGCGAATAACGACGCTGTTATTTACACCAACGCTTCTACAGATCCTTATTCTGCAGCTTCAGGAATGAGCAGCTGGAATTCTCAGCTGCAAAGCACACTTACTTCAGTGATTGGAGAAGCTAATTATGACATCGGGCATTTATTCGGAGCTTCAGGCGGTGGCGGAAATGCAGGGTGCATCGGCTGTGTCTGTACAAACGGCTCAAAAGGTAGCGGATATACTTCTCCTGCAGATGCCATTCCTTCAGGAGATAATTTCGATATTGATTATGTAGCTCACGAAATGGGACATCAGTTTGGAGGAAATCACACCTTCTCAATGAACAATGAAGGAACAGGAGCCAATATGGAGCCAGGTTCGGGATCAACCATTATGGGCTATGCAGGAATTACTGCTCAGGATATTCAGCCCCATTCAGATGCATTTTTCCACGCAATAAGCATCCAGCAGATCACCAATAATATTAAAGCTAAAACCTGCCCGGTAAGCACCTCTACAGGAAATTCCATTCCTACTGCCAATGCCGGCCTTGATTATACCATTCCAAAAGGAACTCCTTTTGTTCTTACAGGAACCGGAACCGATGCCAATGGAGATTCACTCACTTATATCTGGGAGCAAATGGACAACGCTTCATCATCCCAGACAGGAGCCAGTTCAGCTGCAAGTGCAACAAAAGCTTCAGGCCCAACTTTCAGATCATGGACCCCTACAGCTTCTCCGGTAAGGTATTTCCCTAGAATGGCATCTATACTAACCGGTGGAACCACTACTGCAGGTTCAGAAATTACAGTTGAAGCCCTGTCTAATGTAGCAAGATCACTAAATTTCAGATTTACCGTACGTGACAACCGTGCCGGAGGCTCCGGAAATAATTCTGACGATGCTTTAATTACCGTAAACGCAACAGCAGGACCATTCACCGTAAGTTCACAAAACTCAGCGACGTCTTATGCTGGAGGCAGCTCTCAGACGGTAACATGGAACGTGGCAGGAACCACTGCCAATGGCGTAAACGCAGCTAATGTAGATATTTTATGGTCAACAGACAGTGGAAATACCTGGACGACCCTTCTTGCCGGAACGCCAAATGACGGAACCCAGGCTGTGACCATTCCAAATGTATCCACCACAACGGGAAGAATTATGGTAAAAGGCTCCAATCACATCTTCTTTGATGTGAACAATGCTAATATTACCGTGAATGCAGGTTCTGGTTCAGATACCGTAGCACCTACAGCTCCTACCCTTGCAGCATCCGGAACTACTTCTACTACTACAAACCTTTCATGGAGCGGAGCTACCGACAATGTAGGAGTTACAGGATATGATGTATATATGAACGGATCAGTAATCGGCAATACAGCTTCTACAACATACACCGTAACAAGCTTAACCCCGGCAACTACTTACAGCTTCACTGTTAAAGCTAAAGATGCTGCTGGAAACACATCTCCTTCAAGCAATACCGTAAGCGTTACTACACTTACCGGAGGCACGGTTACTTATTGCTCTTCTTCTGCCAGCAATACAGCGGATGAAAGAATCGGAAATGTGAAATTCGGAACTATCAATAATACCTCTACCGGAACTGCAGGTTATGAAAACTTCACTTCCGTTTCTACTAATGTGACCAGAGGAAGCGCTTATACTATCTCAGTAACTCCAACCTGGACTTCAACGGTTTACAGTGAAGCTTACGCAGTGTATATTGACTATAACGGTGACGGCGACTTTACAGACAGCGGAGAATTGGCATGGTCTAAAGCAGGATCTACAACAACTCCTGTCACTGGAAGCATTACCATTCCTGCAACAGCAACCGTAGGATCTACAAGAATGAGAGTCATGATGAAGTACAGTTCTGTGCCTACTTCTTCATGTGAAGCTTATACTTACGGACAGGTTGAGGATTATACCTTGAATATCGTTTCTTCAGGAAGAGGAGAACTCCCTGATACTAAAAACTTGATTACTGATATCAAGCTGTATCCGAACCCTGTAGAAAATATATTATATATTTCAAATACGTTATCTGAAGATTATAAGATCTTCGATATGGGTGGAAAACTAATCAATTCAGGAAAACTAGAAAGAGGCAGTGTCAATGTAAGCGGACTTATTAAAGGAGCTTACATGATCCAGATTGGAGAAGCTGCCAAGAGATTCATTAAAAATTAA
- a CDS encoding endonuclease: MKKLLFPVILISALVAAQAPAGYYNGTVGLTGYALKSKLRDIIAKKNINWHYGDLSNYYNQTDLDTYYDHNASNTEYLLDIYSEIPAGPDAYEYTSADLISTSGAEGLGFNREHAVPQSTFNSNYPMYSDLHFVIPTDARINQLRNNYPYGVGNSTVHHTFTNSSKIADSAIPNYVYTNRVYEPLDEFKGDIARMLLYFAVRYEDKLSSFNYSTNINPAIDRSPFDGTAERAFDPAYISMLLQWHLQDPVSQREIDRNNAIYIIQKNRNPFIDNPQWVNSIWAQTPDAVVPQAPLNLNSIQSGAYYTQLVWSPSTSSDVIGYNIYQNGIFLTATKSTSIVIDHLTPSTAYSFTVKAYDEGYLQSADSNLITVSTSAADTNSRDLFIIKYIEGTDNNKALEIVNRTGHEVDLNNYRIRVQYYNNTNGSYYFGNSFELEGKIPNNENFVILNPKSFLSCYTNNDARFLTAGDALAFKGTQYVELAYKSTTIDAIGSKFVSNSYGDISLYRKNTVTQPATTFNISEWDSFPVDYCQNLGGTLSTTDLITANEEFKIHPNPVDDDIFVNGETQNVRTAQILDASGKVISTEKNPFKNKKNISVQALPAAFYFLKLDDKVHRFIKK, encoded by the coding sequence ATGAAAAAACTTTTATTTCCTGTAATTTTGATTTCGGCACTTGTTGCTGCTCAGGCGCCAGCAGGGTACTATAATGGAACAGTGGGACTTACAGGCTATGCGCTGAAGTCTAAGCTGCGTGATATTATTGCTAAAAAAAATATCAACTGGCATTATGGTGATCTTTCCAATTATTACAATCAAACTGATCTTGATACATATTATGACCATAATGCAAGTAATACGGAATATCTTCTAGATATTTATTCAGAGATTCCTGCAGGTCCCGATGCTTATGAATATACCTCGGCAGACTTAATAAGTACTTCAGGAGCTGAAGGCTTAGGTTTTAATAGGGAACATGCTGTGCCGCAGAGTACTTTTAACAGTAATTATCCAATGTATTCTGATTTACATTTTGTGATCCCTACAGATGCAAGAATCAATCAGCTTAGAAATAATTATCCTTATGGTGTTGGAAATTCCACAGTTCATCATACATTTACAAACTCATCCAAAATTGCCGATAGTGCTATTCCCAATTATGTTTATACGAATAGGGTTTATGAGCCGTTGGATGAATTTAAGGGAGATATCGCCAGGATGTTGCTCTATTTTGCCGTAAGATATGAAGATAAACTGTCGTCATTTAATTATTCAACCAATATTAATCCTGCGATAGACCGGTCTCCTTTTGATGGAACTGCAGAACGGGCTTTTGATCCTGCTTATATTTCAATGCTTCTTCAATGGCATCTTCAGGATCCAGTATCTCAAAGGGAAATAGACCGAAATAACGCCATCTATATTATTCAGAAAAACAGGAATCCCTTTATTGATAACCCGCAATGGGTGAATTCTATCTGGGCACAGACCCCTGATGCTGTTGTGCCACAGGCTCCTTTAAATTTAAATTCCATCCAATCGGGAGCTTACTACACTCAACTGGTGTGGTCTCCAAGTACAAGTTCAGATGTTATCGGGTATAATATTTATCAGAATGGTATTTTCTTAACCGCCACAAAATCTACATCAATAGTTATTGATCATCTGACCCCTTCCACCGCTTATTCGTTTACCGTAAAAGCGTATGACGAAGGCTATCTTCAATCTGCTGACAGTAATTTAATTACAGTATCCACATCAGCTGCTGACACAAACTCCAGGGATCTTTTTATCATTAAATATATTGAAGGCACAGATAATAACAAAGCTCTGGAAATTGTAAACAGAACAGGTCATGAAGTAGATTTAAACAATTACAGGATACGGGTACAATATTATAATAATACAAATGGTTCTTATTATTTTGGTAACAGTTTTGAGCTTGAAGGTAAAATACCCAATAATGAAAATTTTGTTATTCTGAATCCTAAGTCTTTTTTATCATGCTACACCAATAATGATGCACGGTTTCTTACAGCGGGTGATGCTTTAGCTTTTAAAGGAACCCAATATGTAGAACTAGCCTATAAATCAACTACGATTGATGCTATAGGAAGTAAGTTTGTAAGTAATTCATATGGAGATATTTCCCTTTACAGGAAAAATACGGTTACCCAACCGGCTACCACTTTTAATATCAGTGAATGGGATTCTTTTCCTGTAGACTACTGTCAGAATCTTGGCGGAACACTATCTACAACTGATCTGATTACAGCAAATGAAGAATTTAAAATACATCCAAACCCTGTTGATGATGATATTTTTGTAAATGGAGAGACTCAGAATGTCAGAACTGCTCAGATACTGGATGCTTCAGGAAAAGTAATTTCTACAGAAAAAAATCCGTTTAAAAATAAGAAAAATATTTCCGTGCAGGCTCTTCCTGCCGCATTCTATTTCCTGAAGCTTGATGACAAGGTACATCGGTTTATCAAAAAGTAA
- the leuB gene encoding 3-isopropylmalate dehydrogenase, translated as MSSSYFKIAVLSGDGIGPEVVNESLKVLDAVSEVFSCRFQYSYGLMGAEAIFKTGDPLPDETLRICKDSDAVLFGAIGDPFFDNNPDAKVRPEQGLLKLRKELGLYANIRPLKTYPSLIEKSPLKREIIEGTDIQIFRELVSGIYFGEKFTDPDGKYAYDVCKYSKEDIIPIAHMAFKEAEKRKKKLTLIDKANVLDTSRLWRKTCQEIAPQYPDVKLDYIFVDNAAMQLVLNPKQFDVILTENMFGDIISDEASVIGGSIGLLPSASIGEENALFEPIHGSYPQAKGKGIANPVASILSTAMMLDYLELHEAADKLRRAVEHAIENKYVTVDLNSQQHYSTSEVGNFIADYIKYSEKSYYNFENIKIGKSTIV; from the coding sequence ATGAGCAGCAGTTATTTTAAAATAGCGGTTCTTTCCGGAGACGGGATCGGCCCGGAGGTTGTCAATGAAAGTTTGAAGGTATTGGATGCAGTGTCCGAAGTTTTTAGCTGCAGGTTTCAATATTCCTATGGATTAATGGGCGCTGAAGCGATCTTTAAAACAGGAGATCCGCTGCCTGATGAAACCCTGAGAATCTGCAAAGATTCTGATGCTGTTCTGTTCGGTGCCATTGGAGATCCTTTTTTTGATAACAATCCGGATGCTAAAGTAAGACCTGAACAGGGACTTCTGAAGCTGCGCAAGGAGCTGGGACTTTATGCGAATATCAGACCTCTTAAAACTTATCCTTCACTGATTGAAAAAAGTCCTTTGAAAAGAGAAATCATCGAGGGAACAGATATTCAGATTTTCAGAGAACTGGTGAGCGGTATTTATTTCGGTGAAAAATTTACAGATCCGGATGGAAAATACGCTTATGATGTGTGCAAATACAGTAAAGAAGATATTATTCCCATTGCGCACATGGCTTTTAAAGAAGCTGAAAAAAGGAAAAAGAAGCTTACATTAATTGATAAGGCCAATGTTTTGGATACTTCCAGACTCTGGAGAAAAACCTGCCAGGAGATTGCCCCTCAATATCCTGATGTAAAGCTGGATTATATATTTGTAGATAATGCAGCCATGCAGCTGGTTCTTAATCCAAAACAGTTTGACGTCATTCTGACTGAGAATATGTTCGGGGATATTATTTCTGATGAAGCCAGTGTGATCGGTGGATCTATCGGACTTCTTCCTTCTGCATCGATAGGTGAAGAGAATGCTTTATTTGAGCCTATTCACGGATCTTATCCTCAGGCTAAGGGGAAAGGTATTGCCAATCCTGTAGCATCTATCCTGAGTACGGCTATGATGCTTGATTATCTTGAACTTCATGAAGCTGCTGATAAACTGAGAAGGGCAGTGGAGCATGCTATAGAAAACAAATATGTTACGGTAGATCTTAATTCTCAACAGCATTATTCAACAAGTGAAGTAGGAAATTTTATCGCAGATTACATTAAATATTCTGAAAAATCATATTACAATTTTGAAAATATCAAGATCGGTAAATCTACGATCGTATAA
- a CDS encoding DUF4230 domain-containing protein translates to MKNYKVIISFVAGIVVMLILFFGLKSCLNLGGKTEKSDYYILTNQISRMNKMVVMEQNISSMQKTKMGYEVFGKEVSNNSIITYTKTNAQVSYDLNKMKMEVDSINKKLIITELPDADIRITPSVEIQSLDDSFFNRISEKDIKNVSQKAKETAIKSIDQNQLRTEGRKQLMENLDHIFVLAKALNYTIEDKTGKIGVLGL, encoded by the coding sequence TTGAAAAATTATAAAGTAATCATATCATTTGTAGCGGGAATTGTGGTAATGCTGATCCTGTTCTTTGGGCTTAAATCTTGTTTAAATCTTGGCGGAAAAACGGAAAAATCAGATTATTATATTCTGACCAACCAGATTTCCAGAATGAATAAGATGGTAGTCATGGAACAGAATATTTCCAGCATGCAAAAAACCAAAATGGGCTACGAAGTGTTTGGAAAAGAAGTTTCAAACAATAGCATTATTACGTATACCAAAACCAATGCGCAGGTTTCCTATGATTTAAATAAAATGAAGATGGAAGTAGATTCTATCAACAAAAAACTGATCATTACCGAGCTTCCTGATGCAGACATAAGAATAACGCCAAGTGTGGAGATTCAGTCTTTGGATGATTCTTTTTTCAACAGGATTTCAGAAAAAGACATTAAAAATGTGAGCCAGAAAGCTAAAGAAACTGCGATTAAGTCTATCGATCAAAACCAGTTGAGAACAGAAGGCCGCAAACAATTAATGGAAAATCTTGACCATATTTTCGTTTTGGCAAAAGCTTTGAATTATACTATAGAAGACAAAACCGGTAAAATCGGTGTTTTAGGACTCTAA
- a CDS encoding nucleoside triphosphate pyrophosphohydrolase family protein, with protein MDKIDSLNQVAEFHTTFKAPILDTPQIPSPERCNLRVELLQEELNELKQAIADNDIVEIADALCDLQYVLSGAVLEFGLGSKFVELFNEVQRSNMSKACDNEQQAEETVAFYKEKGVESFYEKSGEKFNVYRKADHKVLKNKYYSPADLKTIIEK; from the coding sequence ATGGATAAAATTGACAGTCTGAACCAGGTAGCAGAATTCCACACCACTTTTAAAGCCCCTATTTTAGATACCCCACAGATTCCTTCGCCAGAAAGATGCAACCTTAGAGTTGAGCTTTTACAGGAAGAACTGAATGAGCTGAAACAGGCGATTGCAGACAATGATATCGTGGAGATTGCTGATGCGCTGTGTGATCTGCAGTATGTTTTAAGCGGTGCGGTTCTGGAATTCGGACTTGGCAGTAAATTTGTAGAACTATTTAACGAAGTACAGCGTTCCAATATGTCTAAAGCCTGCGATAATGAGCAACAAGCAGAGGAAACTGTAGCATTCTATAAAGAAAAAGGAGTAGAATCTTTTTACGAAAAATCAGGAGAAAAATTTAATGTGTACAGAAAAGCAGATCATAAAGTCCTTAAAAACAAGTACTACTCCCCTGCAGATCTGAAAACAATTATCGAAAAATAA
- a CDS encoding DinB family protein has translation MIKQALLGEFLYEAENTRKILKAIPDTALDWKPSEKNWTTGQLASHIAEVYNWYDPTFNRDVFDMGNYQYDKGDISKVENIVAKFEENVAKAQQVLENSDENTYFNEWKMEMNGNVIFPPAQKIQVIRGFLYNHLYHHRGELVVYLRSTGNKVPGLYGPTADDKM, from the coding sequence ATGATTAAACAAGCTCTTTTAGGCGAATTTTTGTATGAAGCAGAAAATACCAGGAAAATTTTAAAAGCAATTCCCGACACTGCTTTAGACTGGAAACCTTCTGAAAAGAACTGGACTACTGGTCAGCTAGCCTCGCATATCGCTGAAGTTTACAACTGGTATGATCCCACATTCAACCGGGATGTATTTGATATGGGAAATTATCAATATGACAAAGGTGATATTTCCAAAGTTGAGAATATTGTTGCCAAGTTTGAAGAAAATGTTGCCAAAGCTCAGCAGGTTTTAGAAAACTCTGATGAAAATACTTATTTTAATGAATGGAAGATGGAAATGAACGGAAATGTTATTTTCCCTCCTGCTCAAAAAATACAGGTGATCAGAGGATTTTTATACAATCACTTGTATCATCACAGAGGAGAGCTTGTAGTATATCTTAGGTCAACAGGTAATAAAGTTCCCGGACTTTACGGGCCTACTGCTGACGATAAAATGTAA
- a CDS encoding glycohydrolase toxin TNT-related protein has product MKHLFKYVFFITAVFFSAACSSDNEETDNPTGVVTHVFYKNADEFALTYDKAGTVSQAIRNQAFDLYRLGKWSDLEVLFTANTLNGGWPPANGGYNIVDDVPFQAGQKFDRYSGAVGSYDGTGIPTLGGSFTSPIINGYVYTFSQRALNEPENKYDFYYEIDVLNNLLPFKSQIADVIPWFNQSGGGKQTMWKIPIDITTGYQKTWNKLAEEGYIKITIKRSPSGKYNNLAGTVIQQ; this is encoded by the coding sequence ATGAAACATTTATTTAAGTATGTCTTTTTTATAACAGCCGTATTCTTTTCAGCCGCCTGTAGTTCGGATAATGAAGAAACTGATAACCCAACGGGAGTTGTTACCCATGTATTCTACAAAAACGCTGATGAGTTTGCTCTAACCTATGATAAAGCCGGAACCGTAAGCCAAGCCATCAGAAACCAGGCATTTGATTTATACAGACTTGGCAAATGGAGTGACTTGGAGGTACTTTTCACGGCCAATACTCTAAATGGTGGATGGCCTCCTGCGAATGGTGGCTATAATATTGTAGATGATGTTCCGTTCCAGGCCGGACAAAAATTCGACAGGTACAGCGGAGCGGTCGGTAGCTATGACGGAACGGGAATTCCTACGCTTGGTGGTAGCTTTACAAGTCCTATTATCAATGGATATGTGTATACTTTTTCTCAGAGAGCATTAAATGAGCCGGAAAACAAATATGATTTCTATTATGAGATTGATGTTTTGAATAATTTATTACCTTTCAAATCTCAAATAGCCGATGTGATCCCGTGGTTCAATCAGTCTGGCGGCGGTAAGCAGACCATGTGGAAAATTCCGATTGATATTACAACAGGATACCAGAAAACATGGAATAAACTGGCTGAGGAAGGTTACATAAAAATCACCATAAAAAGAAGTCCAAGCGGGAAATACAATAACCTGGCAGGCACAGTTATTCAGCAATAA
- a CDS encoding acyl-CoA dehydrogenase family protein gives MNTETIDNIKMIAETAREFAEKNIRPNIMEWDESQTFPKDLFHQLGEMGFMGIVVPEQYGGSGLGYHEYVTILDEISQVDPSIGLSVAAHNSLCTNHIYEFGNEEQRNKWLPQLASGKVIGAWGLTEHNTGSDSGGMSTTAVKDGDEWIINGAKNFITHAISGDIAVVMTRTGEIGAKNNSTAFVLEKGMPGFTSGKKENKLGMRASETAELIFDSVRVPDSHRLGEVGEGFKQAMKILDGGRISIAALSLGTARGAYKAALKYAKERHQFGKAIAEFQAINFMLADMATEIDAAELLIQRASTLKNAKQKMTKEGAMAKLYASEACVRISNNAVQIFGGYGYTKDFPAEKFYRDSKLCTIGEGTSEIQRMVIGRDITK, from the coding sequence ATGAACACAGAGACTATTGACAACATTAAAATGATAGCGGAAACAGCAAGAGAGTTTGCTGAAAAAAATATCAGACCGAATATTATGGAGTGGGATGAGAGCCAAACTTTTCCAAAAGACTTATTTCACCAGTTGGGAGAAATGGGATTCATGGGTATTGTGGTTCCTGAGCAGTACGGCGGTTCCGGTCTGGGTTATCATGAGTATGTTACTATTCTGGATGAGATCTCTCAGGTAGACCCATCTATAGGTCTTTCTGTGGCTGCACACAATTCACTATGTACCAATCATATTTATGAATTTGGAAATGAGGAGCAGAGAAACAAATGGCTTCCACAACTTGCGTCTGGAAAAGTAATCGGAGCATGGGGACTTACAGAACATAATACTGGTTCTGATTCAGGAGGGATGTCTACTACTGCTGTAAAAGATGGCGACGAATGGATCATCAACGGAGCTAAAAACTTTATTACTCACGCAATTTCTGGAGATATTGCTGTAGTAATGACAAGAACAGGCGAAATAGGAGCTAAAAATAACTCTACTGCTTTTGTTTTAGAAAAAGGAATGCCTGGTTTTACTTCCGGGAAGAAAGAAAATAAACTGGGAATGCGTGCTTCCGAAACTGCTGAACTTATTTTTGACAGTGTTCGTGTACCGGATTCACACCGTTTGGGTGAGGTTGGAGAAGGATTCAAGCAGGCTATGAAAATTTTGGACGGTGGGAGAATTTCTATCGCGGCTTTAAGTTTAGGAACAGCAAGAGGCGCTTACAAAGCGGCTTTAAAATATGCTAAAGAAAGACATCAGTTTGGAAAAGCAATCGCTGAATTCCAGGCCATCAACTTTATGCTTGCCGATATGGCAACAGAAATTGATGCGGCTGAACTGTTGATCCAAAGAGCTTCAACATTGAAAAATGCCAAGCAAAAAATGACCAAAGAAGGAGCAATGGCAAAATTGTATGCTTCTGAGGCATGTGTAAGGATTTCTAACAATGCAGTTCAGATCTTCGGAGGTTACGGATATACAAAGGACTTCCCTGCTGAGAAATTCTACAGAGATTCTAAATTATGTACAATAGGTGAAGGAACTTCAGAGATCCAGAGAATGGTCATTGGAAGAGATATTACAAAATAA
- the leuD gene encoding 3-isopropylmalate dehydratase small subunit: protein MQKLTLIKSRAVPLPAENIDTDQIIPARFLKSIDRKGFGENLFRDWRFNIHTGEPNPDFVLNHAEYSGEILVAGNNFGCGSSREHAAWSLTDYGFKVIISSYFADIFKGNALNNGLLPVKVSDNFLKEILENITKKPDSEIVVDVEQQTVTFNGFTETFELDSYKKICLINGYDDIDFLISRKQAIKQFEQKTQKYEQQLF, encoded by the coding sequence ATGCAAAAATTAACGCTTATAAAATCCCGTGCAGTACCATTGCCGGCAGAAAATATAGACACAGACCAGATCATTCCCGCAAGATTCCTGAAAAGTATAGACAGAAAAGGGTTTGGGGAAAATCTTTTCAGAGACTGGAGGTTTAATATTCATACAGGAGAACCCAATCCGGATTTTGTTCTTAACCATGCCGAATACAGCGGTGAAATCCTGGTTGCCGGAAATAATTTCGGATGTGGCAGCAGCAGGGAACATGCAGCCTGGTCTTTGACGGATTATGGTTTTAAAGTGATCATTTCAAGCTATTTCGCGGATATTTTTAAAGGAAATGCTCTGAATAACGGGCTGCTTCCTGTCAAAGTTTCGGATAACTTTTTAAAAGAAATTCTGGAAAATATTACGAAAAAACCGGATTCTGAAATTGTTGTAGATGTGGAACAGCAGACGGTAACCTTTAACGGATTCACAGAAACATTTGAGCTGGATTCTTATAAAAAAATATGTCTGATCAACGGTTATGATGATATTGATTTTTTAATCAGCAGAAAACAGGCAATAAAACAATTTGAACAAAAAACACAAAAGTATGAGCAGCAGTTATTTTAA
- a CDS encoding thioredoxin family protein — MKKFITNIVAVSSIMLASQQLSAQKVVMNREVETQNDGKMLLGNQFKEQFLKAPYADWYVKEHDEYAIDQKAITELRKAKFTSYSLVVFMGTWCEDSHRDFPRLMKILEELKYPDNKVTIIAVNRKKESPTGDEVRYNIQKVPTIIVEKYGKEIGRIIEMPTSGYIERDLVEIVKKDDGSVIKEIFGK; from the coding sequence ATGAAAAAATTTATTACCAATATTGTTGCCGTTTCAAGCATTATGTTAGCTTCCCAACAGCTATCTGCCCAGAAAGTGGTGATGAACCGTGAAGTGGAAACCCAGAATGACGGCAAAATGCTTTTGGGAAATCAGTTTAAAGAACAGTTCCTTAAGGCTCCCTATGCAGACTGGTACGTGAAAGAGCATGATGAATATGCTATTGACCAAAAAGCAATAACTGAGCTGAGAAAAGCTAAGTTTACCAGCTATTCTCTTGTTGTTTTTATGGGAACCTGGTGCGAAGACAGCCACAGGGATTTCCCGAGACTGATGAAAATTCTGGAGGAATTAAAGTATCCTGATAATAAGGTGACCATTATTGCGGTGAACCGTAAAAAGGAATCTCCTACCGGGGATGAAGTTCGTTACAACATCCAGAAAGTCCCTACCATTATCGTAGAAAAATACGGGAAGGAGATCGGAAGGATCATAGAAATGCCTACTTCCGGATATATCGAAAGAGATCTGGTTGAGATTGTGAAAAAAGATGACGGTTCTGTAATCAAAGAAATTTTTGGCAAATAG